The Euphorbia lathyris chromosome 3, ddEupLath1.1, whole genome shotgun sequence genome contains a region encoding:
- the LOC136223161 gene encoding large ribosomal subunit protein eL30, producing MVAAKKTKKTHESINSRLALVMKSGKFTLGYKTVLESLRSNKGKLIIIANNCPPLRKSEIEYYAMLAKVGVHHYNGNNVDLGTACGKYFRVCCLSIIDAGDSDIIKSIPGDH from the exons ATGGTGGCCGCCAAGAAGACG AAGAAGACTCATGAAAGCATCAACAGCAGGTTGGCTCTGGTTATGAAGAGTGGAAAGTTCACCTTGGGTTATAAGACTGTCCTGGAATCCCTTAGAAGCAATAAAG GGAAGCTGATTATTATTGCCAATAACTGTCCTCCACTTAGGAAGTCTGAGATCGAGTACTATGCTATGTTGGCAAAAGTTGGAGTGCACCACTACAACGGCA ACAATGTAGACTTGGGTACTGCTTGTGGGAAATATTTCAGAGTGTGTTGCCTCAGCATTATTGATGCAG gTGATTCTGATATCATCAAGAGCATACCAGGTGACCATTGA